GATCACTTCATTTTGAAAAATAAATGGTGTAAAGTAGTAGGCGAAAAGATGCTTCCTGCTGATCAATATAAAATTTTTAGATCACTTACGAAGTATAGCTATATAAACAAAAATAGTATATTAAAACATTTCGATATTAGTTTAAAGAAGTCAGGCAGTTGGTCTTCATTGCTTGATTTAATTCCTAACCATTTAGTAGGATCAAGGTTTAATGATAAACTTAATTTAATAAGGAAAAGGAGGCTTATCGTGCAAAACAAGCCTAAAATTAATAAAAATGGAGAAATTGAATATAGAGGTATACCTCAGGGTTCTCCGATGAGTGCTGTTCTCTCCAATATTTACCTAATTGATTTTGATGAAAAAATTTTTAAGTTAAGTAAAGAATTGGATTTTGTTTACAGAAGATACTGTGATGATATTCTTATAATTTGTCATCCTGAAAACGCGGAAAATATCAATAAAATCATTATAGAGGAGATAAAATCTTATTCACTAATAATCCAGCCAAAAAAAACTGAACTTATAACGTTTAAGAAGTCGCTTAGAGATAAGATTAGAGGTTTTAATCAAAAGAAGATTAATAAAATGTCTCCTATAATAAATGCCCAAAATGAACAACGCTATTTTAAAAATTTGCAATATTTAGGTTTTGAATTTAATGGCGAAAATATTTATATAAGACCAGGAAGCTTGTCCAGATATTTTAGAAAAATGAAAGGTAGGATTATCAAATCGATTATGATGTCCTACAGTGACAAGTCAAAAAGAGATAAAATTTTAAAGAAACAAATATTTGAAAGATACTCACATTTCGGAAAAAGGAATTTTTTATCTTACGCAATTAAATCTTCCAAGAAACAATATTACTCAAGGTCAGCGAAAAAATTTCGTGAGGGTATGAATTCAGTTTCCATAAGGAGACAGCTTTCTTCACATTTTGCCATTCTTGAAAAAGAAATTATAAGCAAGTCAAATCAGAGATTTGATTATAAAGAATACATATATGATGAAAAAATTGCTCAAGGTAAAAGAGCAAAACGTAAAAATTTGAAATTATAGTTTTAAGGGCATTGCTTCGTCTATTTTCCTCAATAATAGTGTTTAAAAGCTCGCGCCAATCCGCCTAAACCCGCATTATCCTCGTTCTCAATTAACTCATTATATATTTTATAACCAATCCTTTCCCACATATCCACTAAAACACTATTTTTACAGCTATACTTAAATTGCTAAGAAAAAGTGTACCAACAAACAAACTCCAATCACCTGATAACGAAGCTGGCACGATGGCTGCCCGCACTCCTTATAGTGTATGCATTGCAGCTGCACGCCCAGCAGGACCCGCAGTACACGCAGTACATGTACAACACGCTCACGGTGAACCCGGCGTATACCGGTTCTACAGGCAACCTTGAAGCTACGCTGCAGCACCGCACGCAGTGGGTCGGCATCGATGGCGCGCCGCAAACGCAGGCTTTCAGCATTCATTCGCCTATGTTTGACGAGCACGTAGGATTGGGCCTTAGCGTGGTGAATGACAGGCTCGGGCCTTCGAACGAGACGTACGTCAACGGGAATTTCTCTTATACCATTCCCCTTGGGCTTGATACCAAGCTGGCGTTCGGGTTGCGTGCCGGTGCCAGGATGCTGAACATCGATTGGTCCAAAGGGCGGGCTTACCAGGACGGCGACCCGCTCCTTAATACAAACATCAATAACCGGATAAACCCTACCATCGGGTCGGGAATTTATGTTTACGACGAAAAATGGTATGCCGGTATTTCGGTGCCGAATTTTTTGCGGTCGGATTATTATAACGATGTGCAGGAGGCTACGGTGCAGGACCGGCTGCATTATTACGTAATGGGCGGCTATGTGTTCGACCTGACCGAAGATGTGAAGTTCAAGCCTGCGGTACTGGCTAAAATTGTTTCTGGTTCACCGCTCATCGTGGATGCGTCGGCCAACTTCCTGTTGCAGGATATTGTTACGCTGGGTGTTTCCTACCGTTGGGACGACTCCGTGAGCGGCTTGGCGGGTTTCCAGATCACGAAAGGCATCTTCGCGGGATATTCCTATGACTACTCGGTGACCCAGCTTAACAAATACAACAACGGTTCGCACGAGATTATCCTCAGGTTCCAATTGGTGCCCAACGGAAGCCGCATCAAATCGCCGCGATTCTTCTAAAATGCAGATTATGAAAAGAACATTATTTTTATTGGCTTTCCTTTTTTGCATGACCACCGCCTTTGCGCAAAAGCTACTGAAGGCCGACAGGCACTATGCTGCCTTCGAATACATGGAAGCCGCAAAGCTGTATGAGGACTATTTGTCGGATACCAAAAAACCAAAACCCGAAGTGGTTGCCAAAGCTGCCGACTCCTATTATTACATCAACAATATGGGGAGTGCGCTCCGTTGGTACGACAAGTTGTATGAGCTGCAGGGCGACAAGATGGATGACAAGCATTTCCATCGTTATATAATGGCATTGCGGTCGGAAGAGAAATATGCAAAAGCCGATGAGCTGATGCTGAAACGGCTGGAGATGAAAGGCGATGCTGCAATGCTGGAAAATTTTAATTACCAAAAAACACACCTTGACAGTCTTAATAAAATGGCGCCTGTTTATGCTGTAAACAACCTTGCGGTAAATTCTGCGAAAGCGGATTTTGGAACGGCATTCTATGGCGATAAAATAGTATATGCGTCGAGCCGAGACACCGTTGGCAAAAAGACGTATTCGTGGAACGACCAACCGTTTCTTGTGATGTATGAGACAAACAGGGACACGGTGACCGGGGCTTTTTCGAAAGACAAGAAATTTTTGCCGAAAGGCCAGACTACTTACCACAATGCGGCAGCTACTTTTACACCCGACCTTAAGACCGTTTATTTTAGTGTGAACAATGTAAAGAAAGGCAACAAGCTCGTTGACGATGAAAAGGGAACAAACAATATCCAGATCATAAAAGGGCAGATATCGGGTGATAAGTTGCTAAAGCAAGAAAAACTGCCGTTTTGCAGTGAAGATTATTCGGTGGGACATCCAGCTTTGACACACGATGGCAAGTATATGTTATTCGTGTCGGATATGCCGGGCGGGCTGGGCGAAACGGATATTTATTACGTAGAAATATACAGCGACGGCACATTTGGAAAGCCCGTAAACGCCGGGCCGGAAATCAATACGATAGGGCGGGAGATGTTTCCATTCATAAAGGGCGATATGCTTTACTTTTCTTCCGATGGGCATTATGGCCTGGGCGGGCTGGACGTGTTTGTAGCGCCTGTCGGGGATAATATGACATTCCCGCTTCCGCAGAATTTGGGCAGGCCCATAAACAGCAATGGTGATGACTTTGCTTTTATCATCAGCGATAAGGATACGTACGGGTATCTGTCTTCCAACAGGAAAGGCGGAGAAGGCGACGATGATATTTATTTCTTTAAGAAACAGAAGCCTGTGCCATGTACTTATACCGTATCTGGCCGTGTTACAAATAAAAAAGATGGGCAGCCTATAGCTGGAGTGATGATATTGACACAGTTAAATCTCTCTGCTGCTTCCGCGATAACTGACACAGATGGGACATATATGTTCAATGTACCGTGCAACTTAAAGATAACAGCTAGAGCTTTTAAAGAAGGTTATTCGGATGATGTAAAGGACATCGAAACGGGCAATATATCAGGTGAACTGAAAAATGTCGATTTTGTTTTGAGCAAGTACGAAGAACTGGTGAAGATCGAGGATAATGTAGAGAAGATCGACATCAATCCTATTTATTTTGATTTCGACCAATACTATGTGACTCCACAGGGCGCTGCCGAACTGGACAAAGTAGTGTATGTGATGCAGCACTTCCCGGATATCGTTATCAAAATAGAATCGCATACCGATTCCCGCGGGAAGGACGATTACAACATGCGCCTTTCGGATGACAGGGCCAAATCGACTTTCAGTTACATTATTGCCAAAGGCATCGACCCGAAACGCATCGAGAGCGTGCACGGATATGGCGAAACCCGCCTGCGCAACAAGTGTAGCAATGACGTGGAATGTACCGAAGAGGAGCACCAGCTGAACAGGAGGAGCGATTTTATTATTGTGAAGAAGTGATTGTAACGCCGATAGGGGATTTACACGAATTTTTCAGTAGCACCTAATAAGTTTTTTTCGGACCTGTCAGGTGTGTTCATTAGAAACAGAGAGATTTCTCCTGTTGGTCGAAATGGAACATAGTGAATCAGAAACAAAACGTTTTTCCATTTCGAACGGAGCTTGCGGAGAGAGAAATCTCAATCCAGTCATTAATAAAGATATTTCTCCCGTTGGTCGAAATGGGAAAGAAGATGCTTTCAATAAATAGCTCTTATAAACACAAACACCTGGCAGTTTACATACCTGTCAGGTGTTTATCTTTTGATCTGCGATTAGTGTTTTTAATCGTCGTCTTCGTGGCCGGGGCCGGCAATGAGCAGGCTTACTGCAGCCAGTAATGTAACTATATTTTTCATAAGCAATTGGTTTAAATGAGGAGGCTGTAGCCACCTTTGGTTTGCCTTCCTTAAATTTAGACAATTTAAATGACATATACCCTCATTATTGAAAATATATCCTTGTATAATGTTTGCGAATTGTTACTTTTGTTGGTCGCAAAAAAGTGCTGTATACTTTTTACGCTGACAATGCGTTAACTAACGGTTACATTACAAATTATAGTTATAATGAAATTAAAACATGTTCTTGCAGGCCTTTTATTCACGGCCATAGCTATTACAGGATGCAAATCTTCAAAAGGAACTTCGCCGGAAACTAAGAAAGAAGTCCTTTTTACAGTGGACAACAAACCGTACTATACTGACGAATTCATCAGGGTTTACAACAAAAACCTCGACCTTGTAAAAGATGATTCGCAAAAAGACCTTGACAATTACCTCGACCTTTTTATAGGCTACAAGCTAAAAGTGAACAAAGCTAACAAGCTTGGGCTGCAAGAAGGCAAAAAATACCAGGGCGAGCTGAAAACCTACCGCACACAGCTTTCTAAAAATTACCTTACCGATACCAAAGTTACAAAAGCCCTTATCGACGAGGCCTACCAACGTTCGCAAAAAGAGATAAGCGCCTCGCACATATTGTTCCTTGTGGATGAGAATGCACTGCCTGCCGATACGCTTAAAGCCTACAACAAGGCGATCGACGTTCGTAAAAAAGCATTGGCAGGAGAAGATTTTGGTAAGCTTGCCGCACAGTATTCGGAAGACCCTTCGGCAAAAGAAAACAATGGCGACCTTGGTTACTTCAGCGTTTTCAGGATGGTGTACCCATTTGAGACCGGCGCTTACAAGACACCGAAAGGCCAGATATCGATGCCGGTAAGGACGCGTTACGGCTACCACATTATAAAAGTGAATGATGTAAGGAACAACAGGGGCGATATTACTGTGGCGCACATTATGATCATGAAGCCGAAAAAAGAAAATGCCGAAGAAGCTGCCAAAGCGAAATCGACCATCAACGAAATTTACCAGAAACTGAAGCAGGGCGAAGATTTTGCAGCACTGGCAAAACAATTCTCACAGGATAAATCCAACGCATCGAATGGAGGACAGCTCAACAGGTTCAGCTCAGGCGAGCTTAGCTCAACAGAGTTTGAAGACCACGCTTTTGCACTGCAAAAACCCGGCGATATATCAGAACCGTTCCAGTCGCAATTTGGCTGGCACATCGTGAAACTGATCGAAAAGCACCAGGTTAAAACACTTGAGGAAGTGCAGCCTGATTTTGAGAACAGGATACGAAGGGACGACCGCTCTAAGCTGATTACCGCTTCACTTACCGAAAAACTTAAGAAAAAATATACCGTTAAGAAAGACAATGCAGGATATGAGTTTGCTGTAAAGGCGCTTACCGATAGTATTTATTCAGGCGGATGGCACCTTCCGGCCAACATCGAGGATTATAAGGCCAAAACGGTTCTTGTTATTAACAATGACAAAAAAGTGGATGCAAAAACCTTCCTTGATTTTGTAAATAACCAGCAGAGGGCAAACCAGACTGCTAAGCCGCTTTCTAGGCTTGCATCGGTGTTGTTCGACCAGTTTAAAGATGAGCAGCTTAATACGTATTATAACGACAACCTGGAGAAAGAGTTCCCTGAATTCTCTGTGGTTATGGAAGAATACCGCGACGGGCTGCTGCTTTTCGACCTGATGGAAAAAGAAATTTGGGAGAAAGCTAAAAATGACACTATAGGATTGCAGAAATTCTATGATATGAACAAAGCCAACTACCAGTGGAAAGCAAGGGTAGATGCCGATGTGTTCTCGTCGACCGATGAAAAGATGGTAAAGCAGGCTAAGGATTATCTGGCAAAAGGGAAAGATGCTGCTTTCATAAAAGAAAAGCTTAACGTGGACAAAAAAGTGAACATTATCGAGAAATCGGGCACTTTCGAGCAGGACAGCGATGCATTGCCAAAACAGGCAGTGTGGAAAACAGGCCTGTCGGATATTATTAAGGAAGGCAACTACTATTATGTGGTAAAAACCAATAAGCTGCTTCCTGCCGGGCCTAAAACGCTTGAAGAAGCGAAAGGCCGTGTAATAAATGATTACCAGCAGCACCTTGAAAGCAACTGGGTAAGCGAGCTGAAAAAGGAATTCACTATTAAGGTGAACCAGGACACATTTGACAAAGTAAAGAAAGAACTTAACCAAAAGTAAATGGTGAAGGAAGGCCTGCTGCTTTTGTTTGCCCTCGCTGCTTTTTCCTGTAATTCATTCCGGGAAGAGCAGAAGCCACAGGCGGTGGCGCGGGTAAATGATGCGTACCTTTATAAAGAGGACCTTAAAGGTATAGTGCCTGCTGGGACTTCCAAAGAAGACAGCATTGCCATCGTGAAAAGCTATATTGACCGTTGGGCCTCACAAAAGCTGCTGTACAGCGCTGCGCAGGTAAACCTTGGAAAAGAAAAGCAGGCGGAATATGATGAGCTCGTAAGGCAGTACAAGATAGATCTTTACACAAAGGCTTATATTGAGGAAGTGGTAAAGACCACGGTTGATACGGTGGTATCTAAAGAGGAGCTTATTAAATATTACAATGCCAATAAGGAAAATTTCAGGACAGCCGGGATGCTGGTGAGGCTGAAGTACATACGCCTCGATAAGGACCATCCTAAGTTCGCCACCATACGAAGCAGGTTTGGCAGTGGCAATAAAAAAGACCTGAAGGCGTTAAATGACATGGCGATACAATTCAAGAGCTATGCCTTTAACGATACCACGTGGGTAGACATGAACGAGGTATATACAAAACTGCCGTTCATTACGCCCGATAACCGTGATAAATACATAAGCAGTGGAATAAGCTACCAGTACCCTGATTCTACGGATGTTTACCTTGTAAAGGTAGCGCGGGTGATAGACAGGAACCAGGTGTCGCCTTTTGAATATATAAGGCCAACCCTGGAGCAGCTGATAATAAATAACAGGAAACTGGAGTTAATAAAGAAGTTTGAAAAAGAAATAACGGATGATGCGATCAAAGATAAGAAGTATGAGATTTATAAATAGCAGGTTTGCTTTACTGGCCATTTTTGCCTTTTTGGGTATGTTTGCCACCTCTGCGCAGGAGATAATAAAGGAAACTGCAAAGGATACCGTAAAGCCTGCACTTCCGCAGGGCAGGGTTAAAGTGGACGGTGTGATAGCTGTTGTGGGTGACTTTGTGGTGCTGGAGTCGGATATCGACCTTATGTACCGAGAGATGCAGGCACAGGGTATGCCGGTAAAAGACATCCCGCGCGGAGAACTGCTGGGTAAGCTGATGGAAGACAAATTGTATGCCCACCATGCCATACAGGACAGTATCATTGTTACCGATGCCGATGTGAATGAAACCATGAACAGGCAGATCGACTATTTTGTAGAGCAGATTGGCTCAGAAGACAAAATGGTAAAGTACTTTAAAAAGAAGAATATCGAGACATTCAGGGCAGAGCTTTTTGAGATGATCAAAAACCAGAAACTGACCGAGCAGATGCAAAAGAAAATCATGGAAGACGTAGAAATAACGCCTGAAGAAGTGAGGCAGTATTTCGCGCAGTTTAAAAAAGAAGACCTGCCGGAATTTGGCGCCGAGATGGAAGTGGCCCAGATCGTTATAAAACCCGAGGTCACGCAGGCCGAGAAACAGGTGGTGATCGACCGGCTCCGGCAGATAAAGAAGGAGGTGATGGACGGCTCCAGTTTTTATAGTAAGGCGGTGCTCTATTCGGAAGACCCCGGTTCGCGATCAAGCGGGGGCTTTATAAAAATGAACCGGAAATCGCCGTTGGTAAAAGAATTTAAGGATGCGGCATTCAGTACCGATGAGGGGCAGATATCGGAGCCTTTTGAGACCGAATACGGCTTCCACATCATTTATGTGGAAAAGATACGCGGCCAGGACCTGGACGTACGCCACATCCTGATCTCTCCGAAAGTAACGCCTGAAGCGATACAGAAAGCGAAAGAAAAAATAGAGAAGATCAGGCAGCGAATTGTAAGCGGCGAAATATTATTTGCCGATGCGGCACGCTCGGAGTCGGAAGATAAGGAAACGCGCAACAGCGGCGGATTGCTGATGAACCCAAGGACACTGGAAACCCGTTTTGAGCTTACCAAGCTTCCGCCTGAAATTTACAGCGACGTGGTAGACCTGAAAGACGGGGAGGTATCAAGGCCTATCCTGTCAGAAAGCCAGAGAGGTGAAAAGAGCTACAAACTGTTTACGGTTACCAACCGCTACGACCAGCACATCGCCGACTATGCCAAGGATTATACAAAGATCAAAGACCTTGCGCTAAAAGAGAAGCAGAAAAAAGCGATAGGCAAATGGAGTGAGCAGAAAATTAAAAGTACCTATATAAAGATAAGCCCGGAATACCAGGATTTCCCTTTTGTGAACCACTGGGTAAAAAAATAACAGGTCAATGCCTTTAAAGTTTAGGTAAACAGTAAAAATATTTATAAGTTTGAAGTGTTGTCGGGAATCGTTCTGTCATTTCGAATGCAGCCTGCGCAGAGAGAAATCTCACATTATATATGAATAGAGATTTCTCCTTCGTCGAAATGACAAATTGCTTGAGACAACTCTTTTAAATTTATCCTAATAAAATATCATGTCAGACGTAGCAGCTATACAGAATTTAGTCACCAGGCAAAAAGAGTTAAAACAGGAGATCGCAAAAATTATTGTTGGGCAGGATGAGGTAGTAAGCCAGATCGTTCTGAGCATCTTTGCAGGCGGCCATGCACTGCTTGTAGGAGTGCCCGGGCTAGCCAAAACACTTATGGTAAATACCATATCCCAGGCTTTGGGGCTTGATTTTAAGCGTATCCAATTTACGCCCGACCTTATGCCGAGTGATATACTGGGTAGCGAGATACTGGATGAGAACAGGCAGTTCAAATTCATACGCGGGCCGATATTCTCGAACATCATCCTGGCAGACGAGATCAATCGTACGCCGCCTAAGACACAGGCTGCGCTGCTTGAGGCGATGCAGGAAAAAGCGGTTACCATTGCCGGGCACCACCACAAATTGTCTTTACCGTATTTTGTACTTGCCACCCAAAACCCGATAGAGCAGGAGGGAACCTACCCGCTTCCGGAAGCGCAGCTCGACCGTTTTATGTTTGCCATAAAGCTGGACTACCCGACTTTTGCGGAAGAAGTACAGGTAGTGAAAAGCACAACTAATGACGGCAATGTAAAAATAAGCCCACTCTTCACAGCGCAGGAGATATTGGATTTCCAGCACCTTATACGCAGGATACCTGTTGCTGATAACGTTATTGAATATGCCGTAACTTTGGTAGGCAGGACCAGGCCGGGCAACCCGCTGGCGAATGATTATGTGAACAATTACCTCGACTGGGGTGCGGGGCCAAGGGCATCGCAGAACCTTATCCTTGCTGCCAAGACCCATGCCGCACTGAACGGCAAATACTCGCCGGACATTGAAGATGTGCAGGCGGTAGCCACAGGTATATTGCGCCACCGTATTATAAAGAACTACAAGGCCGATGCAGAAGGCATTACCGAAGAAATGATAATCAAGAAGCTGTTTTAGGACAGCTTTTTTTGGCCCCCTAACCCCCGAACGGGGAACACCACTCAAATGTGTTTACTTGGATTTGGGTTGTGAGTGAAGCTCGCGCGAGGGATAGAGCCGATATCCTGCGCAGAGCAACGGAGCAGATAAAGGCGAAAGCCCGGCCCGGCTTTGGGTGAAGAAATGGCCCGGGCGCGCCTAAAAAAATAACGAATTACCTGACTTTTGTGAAATATTCATCTCCAATGTCTAATATGTTGATATTCTGCATGTTTATTAACTATTAATTATTGACTTGTTAATAATCTATCGAGAAAATTATGTAGTACATAATAAAATAGTTTGTTTTTAGTTATATATTTATCGCGCAACTAAAAACATTTATGAAGAAATTACTAAAATTTATCCCTGAGATCTATTTTATGGGTTTAGGGATCTTCTGGGTGGCAGAAAATTATTTTGCCAGTGGTACTCTCAATTACATTGCGCTGTTGTTGGTATGGCTTTTATTCCTTCAGTTTTTTTATAAGAACAGGATACTTGGCCTCATATATGGCGTGTTATTGGGTTTTACTTCGGCTTTTATGATATTAGCGGTGAACTCTGAGGTTGGCGGTTTTGAGACTTTTACAGAACAGGCCCTGCAACTGCAGTTAGTAGGCTGGGGCGTATTCGGTACAGGGTTGATAATGGCCGGCACGATGGTGTACAAATTTGCAACTGTTAAAGTTAACTACGACGAAGAAAGCGTGCTTACTGTAACGTATTAATTTACAAAAAACAGAGGTAAAGCCACATTCAATAGAAAATATTGAATGTGGCTTTTTTCATTTTTTAAGGTGATTATTTACAATTTGACAATATAAATTTAAATTTTTACGAATTCCTAAAAATTTAGTACTGTTTCTTAAATTTGTTATTGTTTTCTCAGTAAAGTAGAATGTTTATAAATAATTATCCCCTGAAATTAAAGAA
Above is a genomic segment from Flavobacterium album containing:
- a CDS encoding reverse transcriptase domain-containing protein, with the protein product MIKNTLYTEELWESFVEKNGKTKNEFNLKTYPQLDPYFNFLENSSEIKNLISDPTLKKVSEHSFLPFIKILTKTPRYRYQEDEKNYGLETKIRPISFASHFDSYIYAYYSHALTERYQKYIKKCEFDKCVLAYRSDLDGKCNIQFAKEIFNEVEKRIGKFGTCSAIALDITGYFDNIDHFILKNKWCKVVGEKMLPADQYKIFRSLTKYSYINKNSILKHFDISLKKSGSWSSLLDLIPNHLVGSRFNDKLNLIRKRRLIVQNKPKINKNGEIEYRGIPQGSPMSAVLSNIYLIDFDEKIFKLSKELDFVYRRYCDDILIICHPENAENINKIIIEEIKSYSLIIQPKKTELITFKKSLRDKIRGFNQKKINKMSPIINAQNEQRYFKNLQYLGFEFNGENIYIRPGSLSRYFRKMKGRIIKSIMMSYSDKSKRDKILKKQIFERYSHFGKRNFLSYAIKSSKKQYYSRSAKKFREGMNSVSIRRQLSSHFAILEKEIISKSNQRFDYKEYIYDEKIAQGKRAKRKNLKL
- a CDS encoding PorP/SprF family type IX secretion system membrane protein produces the protein MYQQTNSNHLITKLARWLPALLIVYALQLHAQQDPQYTQYMYNTLTVNPAYTGSTGNLEATLQHRTQWVGIDGAPQTQAFSIHSPMFDEHVGLGLSVVNDRLGPSNETYVNGNFSYTIPLGLDTKLAFGLRAGARMLNIDWSKGRAYQDGDPLLNTNINNRINPTIGSGIYVYDEKWYAGISVPNFLRSDYYNDVQEATVQDRLHYYVMGGYVFDLTEDVKFKPAVLAKIVSGSPLIVDASANFLLQDIVTLGVSYRWDDSVSGLAGFQITKGIFAGYSYDYSVTQLNKYNNGSHEIILRFQLVPNGSRIKSPRFF
- a CDS encoding OmpA family protein, which gives rise to MKRTLFLLAFLFCMTTAFAQKLLKADRHYAAFEYMEAAKLYEDYLSDTKKPKPEVVAKAADSYYYINNMGSALRWYDKLYELQGDKMDDKHFHRYIMALRSEEKYAKADELMLKRLEMKGDAAMLENFNYQKTHLDSLNKMAPVYAVNNLAVNSAKADFGTAFYGDKIVYASSRDTVGKKTYSWNDQPFLVMYETNRDTVTGAFSKDKKFLPKGQTTYHNAAATFTPDLKTVYFSVNNVKKGNKLVDDEKGTNNIQIIKGQISGDKLLKQEKLPFCSEDYSVGHPALTHDGKYMLFVSDMPGGLGETDIYYVEIYSDGTFGKPVNAGPEINTIGREMFPFIKGDMLYFSSDGHYGLGGLDVFVAPVGDNMTFPLPQNLGRPINSNGDDFAFIISDKDTYGYLSSNRKGGEGDDDIYFFKKQKPVPCTYTVSGRVTNKKDGQPIAGVMILTQLNLSAASAITDTDGTYMFNVPCNLKITARAFKEGYSDDVKDIETGNISGELKNVDFVLSKYEELVKIEDNVEKIDINPIYFDFDQYYVTPQGAAELDKVVYVMQHFPDIVIKIESHTDSRGKDDYNMRLSDDRAKSTFSYIIAKGIDPKRIESVHGYGETRLRNKCSNDVECTEEEHQLNRRSDFIIVKK
- a CDS encoding peptidylprolyl isomerase, with the protein product MKLKHVLAGLLFTAIAITGCKSSKGTSPETKKEVLFTVDNKPYYTDEFIRVYNKNLDLVKDDSQKDLDNYLDLFIGYKLKVNKANKLGLQEGKKYQGELKTYRTQLSKNYLTDTKVTKALIDEAYQRSQKEISASHILFLVDENALPADTLKAYNKAIDVRKKALAGEDFGKLAAQYSEDPSAKENNGDLGYFSVFRMVYPFETGAYKTPKGQISMPVRTRYGYHIIKVNDVRNNRGDITVAHIMIMKPKKENAEEAAKAKSTINEIYQKLKQGEDFAALAKQFSQDKSNASNGGQLNRFSSGELSSTEFEDHAFALQKPGDISEPFQSQFGWHIVKLIEKHQVKTLEEVQPDFENRIRRDDRSKLITASLTEKLKKKYTVKKDNAGYEFAVKALTDSIYSGGWHLPANIEDYKAKTVLVINNDKKVDAKTFLDFVNNQQRANQTAKPLSRLASVLFDQFKDEQLNTYYNDNLEKEFPEFSVVMEEYRDGLLLFDLMEKEIWEKAKNDTIGLQKFYDMNKANYQWKARVDADVFSSTDEKMVKQAKDYLAKGKDAAFIKEKLNVDKKVNIIEKSGTFEQDSDALPKQAVWKTGLSDIIKEGNYYYVVKTNKLLPAGPKTLEEAKGRVINDYQQHLESNWVSELKKEFTIKVNQDTFDKVKKELNQK
- a CDS encoding peptidylprolyl isomerase, which encodes MRFINSRFALLAIFAFLGMFATSAQEIIKETAKDTVKPALPQGRVKVDGVIAVVGDFVVLESDIDLMYREMQAQGMPVKDIPRGELLGKLMEDKLYAHHAIQDSIIVTDADVNETMNRQIDYFVEQIGSEDKMVKYFKKKNIETFRAELFEMIKNQKLTEQMQKKIMEDVEITPEEVRQYFAQFKKEDLPEFGAEMEVAQIVIKPEVTQAEKQVVIDRLRQIKKEVMDGSSFYSKAVLYSEDPGSRSSGGFIKMNRKSPLVKEFKDAAFSTDEGQISEPFETEYGFHIIYVEKIRGQDLDVRHILISPKVTPEAIQKAKEKIEKIRQRIVSGEILFADAARSESEDKETRNSGGLLMNPRTLETRFELTKLPPEIYSDVVDLKDGEVSRPILSESQRGEKSYKLFTVTNRYDQHIADYAKDYTKIKDLALKEKQKKAIGKWSEQKIKSTYIKISPEYQDFPFVNHWVKK
- a CDS encoding AAA family ATPase codes for the protein MSDVAAIQNLVTRQKELKQEIAKIIVGQDEVVSQIVLSIFAGGHALLVGVPGLAKTLMVNTISQALGLDFKRIQFTPDLMPSDILGSEILDENRQFKFIRGPIFSNIILADEINRTPPKTQAALLEAMQEKAVTIAGHHHKLSLPYFVLATQNPIEQEGTYPLPEAQLDRFMFAIKLDYPTFAEEVQVVKSTTNDGNVKISPLFTAQEILDFQHLIRRIPVADNVIEYAVTLVGRTRPGNPLANDYVNNYLDWGAGPRASQNLILAAKTHAALNGKYSPDIEDVQAVATGILRHRIIKNYKADAEGITEEMIIKKLF